The region ATGCCTAAAGCCAGAGAGATTGGGGTGATGGAGGTAGCTGTATAGTGGCGGTTCTGCCTGTTATTTCTGGAAGAGAGGCAATAAAAGGGTTTGAGGAGGCAGGTTGGTGCATCGATAGGCGGGCTAAAAGTAGACACATCATAATGAAGAAAGAAGGTAGGGAAACCAGATTATCTATTCCAGAACATAAGGCATTGGACAGGGGATTGC is a window of bacterium DNA encoding:
- a CDS encoding type II toxin-antitoxin system HicA family toxin, coding for MAVLPVISGREAIKGFEEAGWCIDRRAKSRHIIMKKEGRETRLSIPEHKALDRGLLRALIRDAGLSVGEFNELLKR